In the genome of Shewanella glacialimarina, one region contains:
- a CDS encoding prephenate dehydrogenase: MPYTKVIQQLKENLQVAYRQAIDCDIRLDELRKAGHGKFVAIFTEEHGFSQSSNRFLPYVQELATEFETIQESVHTAPETIEAFVKKLAILLQTLQAFKQQSK; the protein is encoded by the coding sequence ATGCCGTATACCAAAGTCATTCAACAGTTAAAAGAAAACCTGCAAGTCGCTTACAGACAAGCCATTGACTGTGATATTCGCTTAGATGAACTTCGTAAGGCGGGTCACGGTAAGTTTGTTGCTATATTTACAGAAGAACATGGCTTTAGCCAGAGCAGCAATCGCTTTTTACCGTATGTTCAAGAACTTGCCACAGAATTTGAAACCATACAAGAAAGTGTCCACACAGCACCAGAAACGATTGAGGCATTTGTTAAAAAGTTGGCCATTCTACTGCAGACATTGCAGGCATTTAAACAGCAAAGTAAATAA
- a CDS encoding TraB/GumN family protein, with the protein MLFFKHILLIVLANFFISPQLYAAQDDKPPFYKVTWKNQQAYLLGSIHVGKADFYPMAPQIERAFEQSAALVLEADINKADIMGLLQQYGYAEAALIEQAKLVTVKYCQSMEQFCVAIQQFAPWLQAAQISMMRFTALGYSAEQGVDVSFAAIRQSKPLFELESVAFQFELISSFSRQSQIQMLDEAVNATDAEMLELIAAWRNGDEKQLANIMEQQAGESDELLSKLLWQRNHTMSDKMLVLMHQKTQQPLFFIIGAGHLVGQQNIPQLLRQQGATVQNCWQQSCN; encoded by the coding sequence ATGCTTTTTTTTAAGCATATATTATTGATTGTATTGGCAAATTTTTTTATTTCGCCGCAGTTATATGCCGCGCAAGATGATAAACCCCCTTTCTATAAAGTGACCTGGAAAAATCAGCAAGCTTATTTACTGGGCTCTATTCATGTGGGTAAGGCTGACTTTTATCCTATGGCGCCTCAAATTGAGCGTGCTTTTGAGCAAAGTGCTGCCTTGGTGTTAGAAGCTGATATTAACAAGGCTGATATCATGGGGTTATTACAACAATACGGCTACGCAGAGGCAGCATTAATTGAGCAAGCCAAACTAGTTACAGTGAAGTATTGCCAGTCAATGGAGCAATTTTGTGTAGCGATTCAGCAATTTGCGCCTTGGCTGCAAGCTGCACAAATCAGCATGATGCGCTTTACCGCGTTAGGATATAGCGCAGAGCAAGGTGTCGACGTCTCCTTTGCTGCAATACGCCAATCCAAACCTCTATTTGAACTTGAAAGTGTGGCTTTTCAATTTGAGTTGATTTCATCTTTTAGTAGGCAAAGCCAAATTCAAATGTTAGACGAGGCGGTAAATGCCACTGATGCCGAAATGCTCGAGTTAATCGCAGCATGGCGTAACGGCGATGAAAAACAGTTAGCCAATATTATGGAGCAGCAAGCTGGAGAATCAGACGAGTTGTTGAGTAAATTGCTATGGCAGCGAAATCACACCATGAGTGACAAAATGCTAGTATTGATGCACCAAAAAACTCAGCAACCACTGTTTTTTATTATCGGTGCCGGTCATTTAGTCGGGCAGCAAAATATACCTCAATTGCTGCGTCAACAAGGTGCAACAGTGCAGAATTGTTGGCAGCAAAGCTGTAATTAA
- a CDS encoding methyltransferase domain-containing protein translates to MQDTNFDKLSQKFAKNIYGTTKGDIRAAVLWRDLEPAIDLLAALNHSPLRILDAGGGFGLLSQKLAMLGHEVVLCDISAQMLAEAQRQIEASETPLNITLVHSPIQALTPELNGQFDIILCHAVAEWLIDAQSTLQGLLSLLKPQGLFSLMFYNKEAMRFHSLVSGNFDYVMRDMKVKKKVGLTPTHPLYIEDVRQWFNQWQLQIVSQSGVRVINDYLKHQLPPNFDIKQLIEMELLYSQREPYLSLGRYVHFLAKQA, encoded by the coding sequence GTGCAAGATACTAACTTCGATAAACTCAGCCAAAAATTTGCTAAAAATATCTATGGCACCACTAAGGGTGATATTAGAGCCGCAGTATTGTGGCGCGATCTTGAGCCTGCCATAGATTTATTGGCCGCGTTAAATCATTCACCGTTACGGATATTAGATGCTGGCGGCGGCTTTGGTTTATTAAGCCAAAAGTTGGCTATGCTAGGACACGAAGTGGTGCTTTGTGATATTTCAGCGCAGATGCTGGCCGAGGCACAACGACAAATTGAAGCAAGTGAAACTCCGTTAAACATCACCCTGGTTCACAGCCCTATACAAGCTTTAACACCTGAGCTTAATGGCCAGTTTGATATCATTTTATGCCATGCTGTGGCCGAATGGTTAATCGATGCACAATCAACACTGCAGGGATTATTATCCTTATTAAAGCCACAAGGCCTATTCTCTTTAATGTTCTACAACAAAGAGGCAATGCGGTTTCACAGCTTAGTTTCTGGCAACTTCGACTATGTCATGCGTGATATGAAAGTCAAAAAGAAAGTCGGTTTAACTCCTACACATCCTTTATATATCGAAGATGTTCGCCAATGGTTTAACCAATGGCAACTACAAATAGTTTCTCAGTCTGGTGTTCGGGTAATTAATGATTATTTAAAGCATCAATTACCGCCTAATTTCGATATTAAACAGCTGATAGAGATGGAGCTACTTTATTCGCAGCGCGAACCCTATTTATCACTTGGTCGTTATGTACACTTTTTGGCTAAACAAGCTTAA
- a CDS encoding MaoC family dehydratase, whose product MPSLFTLYRKIFFSRKPGWDKKPLPKIAIQTDNVFLSNDKVRQYANVCGFQFDEKVLPPTYLYVLAFRLHAVIFAHKAITFPLLGMIHLKNSISVLRPVKTNEILTVKCQLTSSTETDAGLEFVLESSVYAAEELVWQAHSTYLYRIESAKRRPRPPRASDMAWENIQQWRLTEDLGRHYAKASGDYNLIHLHPLLSKRFGFERVLAHGMWSKARCMAQLMQFIGERPFTVDVEFKLPVFMPSEVTFAYESLEDGKCFEMRDVKGKRPHLHGKMRYLD is encoded by the coding sequence ATGCCATCGCTTTTTACACTTTATCGCAAAATATTTTTTAGCCGTAAACCTGGCTGGGATAAAAAACCGTTACCTAAAATAGCGATTCAAACTGATAATGTTTTTTTATCAAATGATAAAGTACGTCAATATGCAAACGTTTGTGGCTTTCAATTTGACGAGAAAGTGTTACCACCCACTTACTTATATGTCCTTGCTTTTCGTTTACATGCGGTGATATTTGCACACAAGGCGATTACCTTCCCTTTGCTTGGTATGATCCACCTTAAAAACAGTATTAGTGTATTACGCCCGGTGAAAACGAATGAGATATTAACCGTAAAGTGTCAGCTCACTAGTAGCACTGAAACTGATGCTGGCTTGGAGTTTGTGCTTGAGTCGAGTGTTTATGCAGCAGAAGAATTAGTCTGGCAAGCGCATTCAACCTACTTGTACCGCATTGAGTCCGCCAAACGTCGTCCTCGCCCACCTCGAGCATCTGATATGGCTTGGGAAAATATACAGCAATGGCGCTTAACAGAAGACTTAGGCCGTCATTACGCTAAAGCATCGGGTGATTACAACCTCATCCATTTACACCCATTACTGTCAAAACGTTTTGGGTTTGAGCGAGTACTCGCCCATGGTATGTGGTCAAAAGCACGTTGTATGGCACAGCTAATGCAATTTATTGGCGAGCGTCCATTTACTGTTGATGTGGAATTTAAATTACCCGTATTTATGCCATCAGAAGTGACTTTTGCCTATGAATCGCTTGAAGATGGTAAGTGTTTTGAAATGCGAGATGTAAAGGGCAAGCGTCCTCATTTACATGGTAAAATGCGTTATCTAGATTAG
- a CDS encoding aldo/keto reductase, giving the protein MTTSHFKFSDFIAGFWRIDAWNMTPQQRLTLIEQYLELGVTSMDHADIYGVYQCETLFGEALALAPQLRQKMQLISKCGIKPAFNGFDNRYVNHYDTSTQHIIRSVERSLVELKTDYLDALLIHRPDPLMQADEVAEAFLQLKQQGKVNHFGVSNFLPHHFTLLQSRLDEPLITNQVEISPQCLTHLHDGVLDQCQQLNIRPMAWSCLGGGTLFSEQTEQAIRLRNCLTEVAEQVGVTDISQVIYAWVTMLPSKPTPIIGSSNIERIRSAVDSSSIVLTKQQWFSIWQASTGHSVA; this is encoded by the coding sequence ATGACAACATCTCATTTTAAATTTTCAGATTTTATTGCCGGTTTTTGGCGTATTGATGCATGGAACATGACCCCTCAACAAAGGCTTACGCTTATTGAGCAATATCTTGAGCTTGGAGTAACCAGCATGGATCATGCTGACATTTATGGTGTATACCAATGTGAAACCTTATTCGGCGAAGCCCTTGCTCTTGCGCCTCAATTACGTCAAAAGATGCAACTTATTAGCAAGTGTGGTATCAAACCCGCATTTAATGGTTTTGACAATCGTTACGTCAATCATTACGACACTAGTACACAGCATATTATTCGCAGCGTTGAGCGTTCACTAGTCGAACTAAAAACCGACTATTTAGACGCATTATTAATTCATCGTCCAGATCCTTTAATGCAAGCAGATGAAGTAGCTGAAGCTTTCTTGCAATTAAAGCAGCAAGGTAAAGTAAACCACTTTGGTGTATCCAACTTCTTACCCCATCATTTCACCTTGTTACAGTCACGACTAGACGAACCGCTTATCACCAATCAGGTGGAAATATCACCGCAATGCTTAACCCATTTACACGATGGCGTATTAGATCAATGCCAGCAATTAAATATACGTCCTATGGCATGGTCATGTTTGGGAGGCGGTACATTATTTAGTGAGCAAACAGAACAAGCGATACGATTAAGAAACTGTCTAACTGAAGTGGCGGAGCAGGTAGGAGTAACGGATATAAGTCAAGTCATTTATGCCTGGGTAACTATGTTACCCAGTAAACCAACACCTATTATTGGCAGTAGTAATATTGAGCGAATTCGTAGTGCGGTTGACTCAAGCAGCATTGTACTAACCAAACAACAATGGTTCAGTATTTGGCAAGCATCAACGGGACACAGTGTTGCCTAA
- a CDS encoding mechanosensitive ion channel family protein — MPSLHISRMLITASFTLACILGTAGAHAQSPLNTEQIIEPAHQTSTDARDKIEALSSIIQGDIDLLPDLKGEIKSITEYRIKTRVIELRNLIDNLVNASKIDDEFVVPLVQSQLVFLKQVRHYLNADIIQLRSQVDGGSGDNTILLKISEREFQRDHYLRAELETIIWAEKVKLDVETLKKTLTKRLITRADRLDSLVSYTQNELQKSVSEATAAGENISSEQKQRVSSLKERLAQNSASLSAAASLLEQLGQDTTNIKQTLFSISGDITQDVLNFNVASSLLEEWANVAKHQALDNGPSVTFKIIVFILIIFISSLIAKIVTRITTKTVRASKLKFSKLLQEFFISLSSKAVFAIGLLVALSQLGFELGPLLAGFGIAGVIIGFALQDTLSNFASGMMILVYRPFDVGDLINAAGVTGRVSHMSLVSTTIKTLDNQRLIIPNNKIWGDTINNITAEHQRRVDMTFGISYSDNIEHAETILKDIVQQHPKVQATPEPIVKLHTLGESSVDFIVRPWVKPDDYWDVYWDINRAVKMRFDAEGISIPFPQRDVHIYQK; from the coding sequence ATGCCCAGCTTGCATATATCAAGAATGCTCATTACTGCCAGTTTTACTCTAGCTTGTATTTTAGGCACTGCTGGCGCACATGCTCAATCACCACTCAATACCGAGCAAATAATCGAACCTGCCCATCAAACCAGTACTGATGCTCGCGATAAAATTGAAGCACTCTCGTCCATCATTCAAGGTGATATTGATTTATTGCCAGACTTGAAAGGTGAAATTAAATCAATTACAGAATATCGCATTAAAACCAGAGTGATAGAACTTAGAAACCTGATCGATAACTTGGTTAATGCCAGTAAAATTGATGATGAATTTGTGGTTCCACTAGTACAGTCTCAATTAGTATTTTTAAAGCAAGTGCGTCACTACCTTAATGCCGATATTATTCAGCTTCGCAGTCAGGTAGATGGTGGCAGCGGTGATAATACTATCTTATTGAAAATTTCAGAACGCGAGTTTCAACGCGATCATTACCTTAGAGCAGAATTAGAAACGATTATCTGGGCAGAAAAAGTCAAACTCGATGTCGAAACCTTAAAGAAAACCCTAACCAAACGCTTAATAACCCGTGCCGATAGACTAGACAGTTTAGTGTCTTATACACAGAATGAGCTACAGAAATCAGTCAGCGAAGCGACCGCTGCAGGCGAAAACATTAGCTCAGAGCAAAAGCAGCGCGTGAGTTCGCTCAAAGAAAGGCTAGCACAAAATAGCGCCAGCTTATCGGCCGCTGCATCCCTGTTAGAACAATTAGGTCAGGACACTACTAACATTAAACAAACCCTATTTAGTATATCGGGTGATATCACCCAGGATGTGCTGAATTTTAATGTTGCATCCAGCTTACTTGAAGAATGGGCAAATGTTGCTAAACATCAAGCTTTAGACAATGGCCCAAGTGTTACCTTTAAAATCATTGTTTTTATATTAATAATATTTATCAGCAGTTTAATAGCAAAAATAGTGACCAGAATTACCACTAAAACTGTCAGGGCATCTAAGCTTAAATTTAGTAAATTATTACAAGAATTCTTTATTTCGTTATCGAGCAAAGCCGTGTTCGCCATTGGTTTATTGGTCGCCTTATCTCAACTAGGTTTTGAGTTAGGCCCTTTGCTAGCAGGTTTTGGTATCGCTGGTGTCATTATAGGTTTCGCCTTGCAAGACACCTTATCTAACTTTGCATCGGGAATGATGATTTTGGTGTATCGCCCTTTTGACGTTGGTGATTTAATTAACGCCGCCGGCGTAACAGGAAGAGTCAGCCATATGAGTCTAGTATCGACAACCATCAAAACCCTAGATAACCAACGTCTTATTATTCCTAATAACAAGATTTGGGGCGACACTATTAATAATATTACCGCAGAGCACCAGCGACGTGTAGATATGACATTTGGCATCAGTTATAGCGATAATATCGAGCATGCGGAAACAATTTTAAAAGATATTGTACAGCAACATCCAAAAGTGCAAGCAACGCCTGAGCCTATAGTGAAGTTGCACACTTTAGGCGAGTCATCTGTCGACTTTATCGTTAGACCCTGGGTAAAACCCGATGATTATTGGGATGTTTACTGGGATATCAACCGCGCAGTGAAAATGCGCTTCGATGCGGAAGGAATTAGTATTCCGTTCCCACAACGCGATGTGCATATCTATCAGAAATAA
- a CDS encoding ABC-type zinc uptake system zinc chaperone — protein MRFSLQLKQHIAIWLCAILMVLALAASNHSTEHHEDGVNSHHCTLCFHQHQLNKVLHAFSFSIPIQKQQYEVSINVSPVFSSVSIFHYHSRGPPYTV, from the coding sequence GTGAGATTTAGCCTTCAGTTAAAGCAACATATCGCAATTTGGCTTTGTGCCATTTTGATGGTATTGGCTTTGGCTGCGTCAAATCACAGTACTGAACACCATGAAGACGGCGTAAATTCTCATCACTGTACTTTGTGTTTTCACCAGCATCAGCTGAATAAAGTACTGCATGCATTTTCTTTTTCTATTCCAATCCAAAAACAGCAATATGAAGTTAGTATTAACGTATCGCCTGTTTTTTCATCAGTTAGCATCTTTCATTATCACAGCCGTGGCCCTCCTTATACCGTGTAA
- a CDS encoding porin family protein, translating to MSVLKTPLSLVAIGCAFTSVAVMAEDSSLTNPNISAVLDGYYQSGDRAMSERAEGFGLGETELAISANIDDMFYGKMTAVLASHGGDTELELEEAFIQTMALPEGLSVRAGRFLSDVGYLNNQHLHTDSFADRPAAYRAFLGGHYFDDGLRVSIVAPTDIYWNLGLEVFQGDKMHAADEHGERDFSNLGVYTAFTKLGGDIGVDSSWQLGLAYLSNDNGKVIGEEENDHVDEGDAHGEHDHSAQYTGENTYIADFVYKWAPNGNYKYQHLTVSGEYFRVTDIFGVEELDLDHADEHDHGMLSEGATNDYHEGWYVSSVYQLSPNWSAGLRYGQVDTFEAHGDHLDPQKLKETEISLAWHNSHFSTVRMQYTHQQGTNFEGFEDDNIITLQYVMTLGAHGAHQF from the coding sequence ATGTCTGTTTTAAAAACACCTTTATCTTTAGTCGCTATCGGCTGTGCGTTTACTTCCGTTGCCGTAATGGCGGAAGATTCAAGTTTAACTAACCCCAATATTAGTGCCGTGTTAGACGGTTATTATCAGTCGGGTGACCGTGCAATGTCTGAACGTGCCGAAGGGTTTGGTTTAGGTGAGACCGAACTGGCTATCAGTGCCAATATTGACGATATGTTTTATGGCAAAATGACCGCAGTATTAGCCAGCCACGGTGGTGATACTGAGCTGGAATTAGAAGAAGCCTTTATTCAAACTATGGCTTTGCCGGAAGGGTTATCTGTTCGCGCAGGGCGCTTCTTATCTGATGTGGGCTATCTGAATAACCAACATTTACACACAGACTCTTTTGCCGATCGCCCAGCTGCTTACCGTGCATTTTTAGGTGGTCATTATTTCGATGATGGTTTACGAGTGAGTATTGTTGCTCCAACTGATATTTACTGGAACTTAGGCCTTGAAGTGTTTCAGGGCGATAAAATGCACGCAGCTGATGAGCATGGTGAACGTGACTTTAGCAATTTAGGTGTATATACCGCTTTCACCAAGTTAGGTGGTGATATTGGTGTTGATAGCTCCTGGCAGCTTGGTCTAGCTTACCTTAGTAATGACAACGGTAAAGTGATTGGCGAAGAAGAAAACGATCATGTTGATGAGGGCGATGCTCACGGTGAGCATGATCACAGTGCGCAATATACCGGTGAAAATACCTACATTGCTGATTTTGTCTATAAATGGGCACCTAATGGTAATTATAAATATCAGCACTTAACTGTAAGTGGCGAATACTTTCGTGTGACAGACATTTTCGGTGTTGAAGAACTTGATCTGGACCACGCAGATGAGCACGACCATGGTATGTTAAGCGAAGGTGCTACTAACGACTATCATGAAGGTTGGTATGTCAGTAGCGTGTATCAATTAAGCCCAAATTGGTCTGCGGGTTTACGCTATGGTCAAGTGGATACTTTTGAAGCTCATGGCGATCATTTAGATCCACAAAAGCTAAAAGAAACTGAAATCAGTTTAGCTTGGCACAACAGCCACTTCTCAACGGTTCGCATGCAATATACTCATCAGCAAGGGACTAATTTCGAAGGTTTTGAAGACGATAATATCATCACTTTACAATATGTTATGACATTAGGAGCTCACGGTGCACATCAATTCTAG
- a CDS encoding metal ABC transporter solute-binding protein, Zn/Mn family: MHINSRMIKMAAGLALICSASANAELNVFACEPEYAALTLSLAPDAKVYSATTAMQDPHLVQARPSLIAKMRQADLVVCAGADLEIGWLPMLQMKASNNRVRSTDTGLFYAAEHTNTLDKLDSVDRSMGDVHAKGNPHLHFDPVKVLEVAQGLSAKLIQLDPDNKAAYTQALSQFSGQWQAKIPQWQQQAQSLKGKKVIAYHSSFRYLFNWTGIEQVADLEPKPGLAPTSSHLATLLARAEKGDVMAIIVASYQDERGAEWLAERANLKVVTLPMSVGGNEQSTDLISLYDSVLSLLNGVK, encoded by the coding sequence GTGCACATCAATTCTAGAATGATTAAAATGGCTGCAGGGCTTGCGTTAATATGCTCGGCATCTGCCAATGCAGAGTTAAATGTATTTGCTTGTGAGCCAGAATATGCTGCATTGACGCTATCACTTGCGCCTGATGCAAAAGTGTATTCCGCTACCACAGCTATGCAAGACCCGCACTTGGTGCAGGCTCGTCCAAGCTTAATTGCCAAAATGCGTCAAGCCGATTTAGTGGTTTGTGCCGGTGCTGACCTTGAAATTGGCTGGTTACCTATGTTGCAGATGAAAGCATCTAACAACAGAGTACGTTCAACTGATACAGGATTATTCTATGCTGCCGAACATACCAACACCCTAGATAAACTCGACAGTGTCGATCGTTCTATGGGGGATGTGCATGCTAAAGGTAATCCACATTTACATTTTGATCCTGTTAAGGTGCTTGAAGTCGCTCAAGGTTTATCCGCTAAATTGATCCAGTTAGATCCGGACAATAAAGCGGCTTATACACAGGCGTTGAGTCAATTTAGCGGCCAGTGGCAAGCTAAAATTCCACAATGGCAACAACAAGCACAAAGTCTGAAGGGTAAAAAAGTCATCGCTTACCATTCTAGTTTTCGTTATTTGTTTAACTGGACTGGGATTGAGCAGGTGGCAGATTTAGAGCCTAAGCCTGGTTTAGCGCCTACAAGTAGTCACTTAGCAACTTTACTTGCCCGTGCTGAAAAGGGCGATGTAATGGCGATTATTGTGGCATCTTACCAGGATGAGCGTGGTGCTGAATGGTTAGCGGAACGAGCTAATCTTAAGGTTGTTACTTTACCTATGTCGGTTGGCGGTAACGAGCAAAGTACAGACTTGATCAGTTTGTACGATAGCGTGTTGTCGTTATTAAACGGAGTGAAATAA
- a CDS encoding metal ABC transporter permease, whose product MFDFELASILLPALVAGLLVLSTHVVLGRQVLKRGIIFIDLAIAQVAALGAIVSHIDHDIENIPFSHVWMPALFALAGAGVIAWMARKFEGELEAFIGCFYVLSAVGAMLLLANDPHGAELLKQLMSGQILWVSWSQLILPAVVSAVILAAIAIRPNLLEGAGFYFLFAIVITLSVELVGVYLVFSSLILPALALNKYLGKARLVLAYMVGVIGYVSGLWLSASYDLPSGAAIVATLAISALVFRLAIAQINKTSPTAMN is encoded by the coding sequence ATGTTTGATTTCGAACTTGCCTCCATTTTATTGCCTGCCTTAGTGGCGGGTTTGCTCGTGTTATCCACTCATGTGGTGCTAGGTCGGCAAGTGTTAAAGCGTGGCATAATCTTCATTGATTTGGCTATTGCCCAGGTTGCTGCGCTTGGCGCTATTGTGTCGCACATTGATCACGATATTGAGAATATACCTTTTTCACACGTGTGGATGCCGGCGCTGTTTGCGCTAGCTGGCGCAGGTGTAATAGCTTGGATGGCACGTAAATTTGAAGGTGAGCTTGAGGCTTTTATTGGTTGTTTTTATGTGCTTAGTGCAGTTGGGGCTATGTTGCTGTTAGCCAATGATCCCCACGGCGCTGAGCTGTTAAAACAGTTGATGTCAGGTCAAATATTGTGGGTGAGCTGGTCACAATTAATCTTACCAGCTGTAGTGTCAGCAGTTATTTTAGCCGCTATCGCGATTAGGCCTAACTTACTTGAAGGCGCTGGTTTTTACTTTCTATTTGCGATTGTCATTACTTTGTCTGTTGAGCTTGTGGGGGTCTATTTAGTCTTTAGTTCGCTAATTTTACCGGCACTCGCACTGAATAAATACTTAGGTAAAGCTAGATTAGTATTGGCTTATATGGTCGGTGTTATTGGTTATGTTAGTGGTTTATGGTTATCGGCCAGTTATGACCTACCTAGTGGTGCCGCGATTGTTGCCACTCTAGCTATCAGCGCCTTGGTATTTAGATTAGCCATTGCTCAAATCAATAAAACCTCGCCTACTGCGATGAATTAA